The following are encoded in a window of Flavobacterium sp. WC2421 genomic DNA:
- a CDS encoding YHS domain-containing (seleno)protein codes for MKNRILIAAIFCLISLLSFAQNESKRLTQFNLEKKVAIQGYDPVAYFKQGKAVKGKKELGSIYEGVNYYFSSVENKDAFAKSPMTYEPQYGGWCAFAMGDSGEKVEIDPATFKIVEGKLYLFYNAYFNNTLKSWNKDQSNLKAKADTNWKKFFK; via the coding sequence ATGAAAAATCGTATTTTAATTGCCGCAATATTTTGTTTGATTTCTTTATTATCATTTGCACAAAATGAAAGTAAAAGACTAACACAATTTAATCTAGAAAAGAAAGTAGCTATTCAAGGCTACGATCCTGTTGCTTATTTTAAACAAGGTAAAGCAGTAAAAGGGAAAAAAGAATTGGGATCTATTTATGAAGGAGTGAATTATTATTTCTCATCAGTAGAAAACAAAGATGCTTTTGCAAAAAGCCCAATGACTTACGAACCACAATATGGAGGTTGGTGTGCATTTGCAATGGGAGATTCTGGTGAAAAAGTCGAAATTGACCCCGCAACATTTAAAATTGTTGAAGGTAAATTATACTTGTTTTATAATGCCTATTTTAACAATACATTGAAAAGCTGGAATAAAGATCAATCCAATTTAAAGGCAAAAGCCGATACAAACTGGAAAAAGTTTTTTAAATAA
- a CDS encoding Glu/Leu/Phe/Val dehydrogenase dimerization domain-containing protein, which translates to MKDLLKKFENKEPVIVFNWKDTETDAEGWTVINSLRGGAAGGGTRMRKGLDINEVLSLAKTMEVKFTVSGPAIGGAKSGINFDPNDPRKKGVLQRWYKAVSPLLKSYYGTGGDLNVDEIHEVIPMTEECGVWHPQEGVFNGHFKPTEADKINRIGQLRQGVVKVIENPKFSPDVARKYTIADMITGFGVAEAVRHYYTTYGGDVKGKKAIVQGFGNVGSAAAFYLAEMGAKVIGIIDRDGGLINEEGFSFEEIKELFLNKDGNKLVAKNMIPFEEINQKIWTIGAEIFTPCAASRLVAQSQIDSLIASGLEVISCGANVPFADKEIFFGPIMEDVDHKVSLIPDFISNCGMARVFAYFMEKKVQMTDEAIFQDTSEIIKNAIVKAHALNNSKTNISATAFEIALKQLV; encoded by the coding sequence ATGAAAGATTTACTGAAGAAATTTGAAAATAAAGAACCTGTAATTGTATTCAATTGGAAAGACACTGAAACAGATGCAGAAGGCTGGACTGTGATTAACTCGTTGCGTGGTGGTGCTGCTGGTGGTGGAACAAGAATGAGAAAAGGATTGGATATAAATGAAGTTTTGTCGTTAGCAAAAACGATGGAAGTAAAATTTACAGTTTCTGGCCCAGCAATTGGTGGTGCCAAATCTGGTATTAATTTTGACCCAAATGACCCAAGAAAAAAAGGCGTTTTACAACGCTGGTACAAAGCCGTTTCTCCTTTATTAAAAAGTTATTATGGAACCGGTGGTGATTTAAATGTTGATGAAATTCACGAAGTTATTCCAATGACGGAAGAATGTGGTGTTTGGCATCCACAAGAAGGTGTTTTTAATGGTCACTTTAAACCTACCGAAGCTGATAAAATAAATAGAATAGGTCAACTACGTCAAGGAGTCGTTAAAGTAATTGAAAACCCGAAATTCTCCCCTGATGTGGCAAGAAAATATACGATTGCGGATATGATTACTGGTTTTGGTGTTGCCGAAGCCGTTCGTCATTATTATACTACCTATGGTGGTGATGTAAAAGGAAAGAAAGCAATTGTTCAAGGTTTTGGAAATGTAGGTTCAGCTGCTGCATTCTATTTGGCCGAAATGGGCGCCAAAGTAATTGGTATTATCGATAGAGATGGTGGGTTAATCAATGAAGAAGGATTCTCATTTGAAGAAATAAAAGAATTATTCCTTAATAAAGACGGGAATAAATTAGTAGCTAAAAACATGATCCCTTTTGAGGAAATAAATCAAAAAATATGGACAATTGGTGCTGAAATTTTCACACCATGTGCTGCTTCTCGCTTAGTTGCTCAATCTCAAATTGACAGTTTAATTGCTAGTGGACTAGAAGTGATTTCTTGTGGTGCTAACGTTCCATTTGCTGATAAAGAAATATTTTTCGGCCCAATTATGGAAGATGTAGACCATAAAGTAAGTTTGATTCCTGATTTCATTTCAAATTGCGGAATGGCTAGAGTTTTTGCATATTTCATGGAAAAGAAAGTACAAATGACTGATGAAGCTATTTTTCAAGACACATCAGAAATTATAAAAAATGCCATTGTAAAAGCGCATGCTTTAAACAATTCTAAAACAAACATTAGTGCTACTGCATTTGAAATTGCTTTAAAACAATTAGTGTAA
- a CDS encoding peroxiredoxin-like family protein translates to MKKLFSLALFAIVSLVNAQNELPKTATDISPLLIGEKIPDVILKSVDNQDVNLASLFSNKKTVLVFYRGGWCPYCNLHLSALGEAEAALIALGYQIIAISPDSPTSLKATVEKDKVNYLLLSDSNGMLAKTMGIAFEAPENYKSMLAKSSDGVNSSFLPVPSVFILNVNKEIEFEFITPDFKHRITNDLLIAAAKSLKE, encoded by the coding sequence ATGAAAAAATTATTTAGCCTTGCTTTATTTGCAATAGTATCGCTTGTAAATGCCCAAAATGAATTGCCTAAAACGGCAACAGATATTTCACCTTTGTTAATTGGTGAGAAAATTCCAGATGTTATCTTGAAATCAGTCGATAATCAAGATGTTAATTTAGCCTCCCTATTTAGTAATAAAAAAACTGTTTTAGTTTTTTATCGTGGTGGATGGTGTCCATATTGTAATCTACATTTATCCGCTTTAGGTGAAGCCGAAGCAGCATTAATAGCTTTAGGATACCAAATAATAGCAATTAGTCCAGATTCTCCAACAAGTTTGAAAGCTACTGTAGAAAAAGATAAAGTAAATTACCTTTTATTATCTGACAGTAATGGAATGCTTGCAAAAACGATGGGAATTGCTTTTGAAGCTCCAGAAAATTACAAATCTATGTTGGCTAAAAGTTCTGATGGTGTAAATAGTAGTTTTTTGCCCGTTCCCTCTGTTTTTATTTTGAATGTAAATAAGGAAATCGAATTTGAATTTATTACTCCAGATTTTAAACATAGAATTACAAATGATCTTTTGATTGCAGCTGCTAAATCTTTAAAAGAATAG
- a CDS encoding acyl-CoA dehydrogenase family protein, with amino-acid sequence MDFNLTEEHLMIQQAAKDFANTELLGGVVERDEHSKFPTEQVKMMADLGFMGMMVDPKYGGSGLDSISYVLAITEIAKVDASAAVIMSVNNSLVCAGIEKYCNEEQKMKYLVPLAKGEVIGAFCLSEPEAGSDATSQKTTAIDKGDYYLLNGTKNWITNGSSASTYIVIAQTDIEKGHKGINAFIVEKGWAGFDIGPKEKKMGIRGSDTHSLLFNDVKVPKENRIGDDGFGFNFAMSVLNGGRIGIASQALGIATGAYELALKYSQERKAFGKEIFKHQAIAFKLADMATQIMAAKLLVLKAASEKDEGKDISQSGAMAKLFASQTAMDTTIEAVQIHGGNGYVSEYHVERMMRDAKITQIYEGTSEIQRIVISRTLVS; translated from the coding sequence ATGGATTTTAATCTTACCGAAGAGCATTTAATGATTCAACAAGCGGCAAAAGATTTTGCTAATACTGAATTGTTGGGTGGAGTTGTAGAAAGAGACGAGCATTCAAAGTTTCCGACTGAACAAGTGAAAATGATGGCCGATTTAGGTTTTATGGGAATGATGGTAGATCCAAAATATGGAGGATCAGGATTAGATAGTATTTCTTATGTTTTGGCAATTACCGAAATTGCAAAAGTCGATGCTTCAGCTGCGGTTATCATGTCAGTAAATAATTCATTGGTTTGTGCGGGTATTGAAAAATATTGTAATGAAGAACAAAAAATGAAATATTTAGTGCCTTTAGCTAAAGGGGAGGTAATTGGTGCTTTTTGTTTATCGGAGCCAGAAGCAGGTTCTGATGCGACTTCTCAAAAAACAACAGCAATAGATAAAGGAGATTATTATTTACTTAACGGTACAAAAAACTGGATTACTAATGGATCTTCGGCATCAACTTATATTGTAATTGCCCAAACTGATATTGAAAAAGGACACAAAGGGATCAATGCTTTCATTGTTGAAAAAGGATGGGCTGGTTTTGATATTGGTCCAAAGGAAAAGAAAATGGGAATTCGTGGATCTGATACTCATTCATTACTATTTAATGATGTAAAAGTTCCAAAAGAAAATAGAATAGGGGATGATGGATTTGGATTTAATTTTGCCATGTCCGTATTGAATGGTGGTCGAATTGGTATCGCCTCTCAAGCATTAGGAATTGCAACAGGAGCTTATGAATTAGCATTAAAATATTCGCAAGAGCGTAAAGCTTTTGGAAAAGAAATTTTCAAACACCAAGCAATTGCTTTCAAATTAGCAGATATGGCAACTCAAATTATGGCTGCTAAATTGTTAGTTCTTAAAGCGGCATCTGAGAAAGATGAAGGTAAGGATATTTCACAATCTGGAGCTATGGCTAAATTATTTGCTTCACAAACCGCTATGGATACTACAATTGAAGCAGTACAAATTCACGGTGGAAATGGTTACGTATCCGAATATCATGTAGAACGTATGATGCGCGATGCTAAAATTACGCAAATCTATGAAGGGACATCTGAAATACAACGAATTGTAATTTCAAGAACGTTAGTTTCCTAA
- a CDS encoding D-alanine--D-alanine ligase: MIFNRNSKLLLHKITHWEYWPFQLVYIPIYFQWAFYAIKAKSIFFFNASNPTIKNGGFIMESKKAIYDLIPQKYYPKTELIREGTSLESIENTIKSSGIKYPLIAKPDIGLRGSGVKKIETITDLKQYASKANFDYVIQDLIPFQNEVGIFYVRYPNQKSGKITGIVSKEFLIITGNGIATIEELIKENPRYELQLKVLQQEYGNRLLTVLAVGEKINLVPYGNHARGAKFIDGSDWITPKLETVINEMCLQIPGFYFGRLDVMYNTIEELENGKNFSIVELNGAASEPTHIYDPKHSLFFAWKELSRHISYMFEISVANNKKGVPYLAHKEGMKEYRLHLEQSNKIVNF; the protein is encoded by the coding sequence GTGATATTTAACAGAAATTCTAAATTACTACTACACAAGATAACCCATTGGGAATATTGGCCTTTCCAATTGGTCTATATTCCTATTTATTTTCAATGGGCCTTTTACGCTATAAAAGCAAAATCAATTTTTTTCTTTAATGCGTCTAATCCCACGATAAAAAATGGAGGATTTATTATGGAATCTAAAAAAGCGATTTATGATTTAATCCCTCAAAAATATTATCCCAAAACGGAATTAATTAGAGAAGGGACTTCATTAGAATCAATAGAAAATACAATTAAATCCTCGGGGATAAAATATCCTTTGATCGCTAAACCTGATATTGGTTTGCGTGGTTCAGGAGTTAAGAAAATTGAAACTATTACTGATTTAAAGCAATATGCCTCCAAAGCCAATTTTGATTATGTAATCCAAGACTTAATTCCGTTTCAAAATGAAGTGGGGATTTTCTATGTACGATACCCCAATCAAAAATCAGGAAAAATTACAGGAATTGTTTCCAAAGAATTTTTAATTATTACAGGAAACGGTATTGCAACAATCGAAGAGTTAATAAAGGAAAATCCGCGTTATGAATTGCAATTAAAAGTACTACAGCAGGAATACGGTAATCGTTTATTAACCGTTTTAGCTGTTGGGGAAAAAATAAATCTTGTTCCCTACGGCAATCATGCCAGAGGGGCTAAGTTTATTGATGGGAGTGACTGGATAACTCCAAAATTGGAAACCGTTATTAATGAAATGTGTTTGCAAATACCAGGCTTTTATTTTGGGAGATTGGATGTCATGTATAATACGATTGAAGAATTGGAAAACGGAAAAAACTTTTCGATAGTGGAATTAAATGGAGCTGCTAGTGAACCAACTCACATTTATGATCCCAAACATTCTTTGTTTTTTGCTTGGAAAGAATTGTCACGACACATTAGCTATATGTTTGAAATTAGTGTTGCCAACAATAAAAAAGGCGTGCCATATCTGGCTCACAAAGAAGGTATGAAAGAATACAGATTGCATCTAGAACAGAGCAATAAAATTGTCAATTTTTAA
- a CDS encoding SprT-like domain-containing protein, giving the protein MSETLARYIPEHAVKPVFELIVANQVHLKIVNERQTRHGDYRKGLNGKHEITVNSSLNKYKFLITLIHEIGHLVAFEKFGRNIKPHGQEWKYSFQQLMVPFIRPEIFPSHLLPLIARHFKNPTASSDTDANLSLALKQFDKQNDKNYIFEIPYGSVFRIQNGKIFKKIAIRTKRFECLEINSGKLYLFNPNAEVELLPS; this is encoded by the coding sequence TTGAGCGAAACTCTAGCTAGATATATTCCTGAACATGCTGTAAAACCAGTTTTTGAATTGATTGTTGCGAATCAAGTACATCTTAAGATTGTAAATGAGCGACAAACTCGTCATGGTGATTATAGAAAAGGATTAAATGGTAAACATGAGATTACTGTTAATTCTAGCTTGAATAAATATAAGTTCCTAATTACATTAATACATGAAATAGGACATTTGGTGGCCTTTGAAAAGTTTGGTCGAAATATAAAACCTCATGGTCAAGAATGGAAATATTCGTTTCAACAACTCATGGTTCCTTTTATTCGTCCTGAGATTTTTCCAAGTCATTTATTACCGTTAATAGCTAGACATTTTAAAAATCCAACTGCTAGTAGTGATACAGATGCTAATTTGTCTTTAGCATTAAAGCAATTTGATAAACAAAATGATAAAAATTATATTTTTGAAATTCCATATGGCAGTGTTTTTAGAATTCAAAATGGAAAGATTTTTAAGAAAATTGCAATAAGAACTAAAAGGTTTGAATGTTTAGAAATTAACTCTGGAAAATTGTATCTTTTTAATCCAAATGCTGAGGTAGAGTTATTACCTAGTTAA
- a CDS encoding MotA/TolQ/ExbB proton channel family protein, whose product MNILLQADTLSVARESLAETVPVEKTLSIIELITSGGLAGQIIMTSLFLMFFVALYLYFERLMAINAASKIDVNFMGQVKENIKNGRIDNAKIACAHSKSPVARLIEKGISRIGKPLDDINTAIENAGKLEIYKLEKNVSMLATISGAGPMTGFLGTVVGMIQAFHKMATAGGQIEVGALSEGIYTAMTTTVVGLVVGIIAFVGYNHLVVKTDKIVHQMEANAVDFLDLLNDPA is encoded by the coding sequence ATGAACATATTGTTACAAGCAGATACCTTATCTGTTGCTCGTGAAAGTTTAGCCGAAACGGTTCCTGTAGAAAAAACTTTATCTATAATTGAATTAATAACTAGCGGAGGATTAGCTGGTCAGATCATTATGACCTCTTTATTCCTAATGTTTTTTGTAGCGCTATACCTTTATTTCGAACGCTTAATGGCTATCAATGCAGCATCAAAAATCGATGTGAATTTCATGGGTCAAGTTAAAGAAAATATTAAAAATGGTCGCATTGACAATGCTAAAATAGCTTGTGCCCATTCTAAATCTCCTGTTGCACGATTAATTGAAAAAGGAATTTCAAGAATTGGAAAACCTCTTGATGACATCAATACTGCAATAGAAAACGCCGGAAAACTAGAAATTTACAAGCTTGAAAAAAACGTAAGTATGCTAGCAACTATTTCTGGAGCAGGTCCAATGACTGGTTTCTTAGGAACCGTTGTAGGTATGATTCAAGCATTTCATAAAATGGCAACAGCTGGAGGTCAAATTGAAGTTGGTGCACTTTCTGAAGGTATCTATACTGCCATGACAACAACTGTAGTTGGTTTAGTTGTTGGAATTATTGCTTTTGTAGGGTACAACCACCTAGTAGTAAAAACGGATAAAATTGTTCACCAAATG
- a CDS encoding Crp/Fnr family transcriptional regulator gives MYDDLKYWYLRDHKLFRTLSFGQIKQLCIITGFKKAQKGEVIYFSSSDVPRIFLLKKGNIKIVAVDEEGNETIKDIIQKGDLFGELTLESDNQANEYAKVLSDDVAICSFLLSDFEDLLLSNPSLALSYTKFVGLKMKRIKNSYSNLISKDAKTRLLLFLKDWGESEGKRTGNRIVIENYLTQNDIAQIICTSRQTATQLLNEMETNGIIAYNRKEIIITDINNL, from the coding sequence ATGTACGATGATTTAAAATATTGGTACTTGCGCGATCATAAATTATTCCGGACTTTAAGTTTTGGACAAATCAAGCAATTGTGTATTATTACGGGGTTTAAAAAGGCTCAAAAAGGAGAGGTTATTTATTTCAGTTCTTCAGATGTGCCTCGAATTTTTCTTTTGAAAAAAGGGAACATAAAAATAGTGGCAGTAGACGAAGAGGGAAATGAAACCATAAAAGACATTATTCAAAAAGGCGATTTGTTTGGGGAACTAACTTTAGAATCCGACAATCAAGCCAATGAGTATGCCAAAGTATTATCTGATGATGTAGCTATTTGCAGTTTTCTACTATCGGATTTTGAAGATCTATTATTGAGCAATCCTAGTTTGGCTTTATCCTATACTAAATTTGTAGGTTTGAAAATGAAGCGAATAAAAAATAGCTACTCAAATTTGATTTCTAAAGATGCCAAAACCAGACTACTATTGTTTTTAAAAGACTGGGGTGAAAGCGAAGGAAAAAGAACGGGTAACCGAATTGTGATTGAAAATTATTTGACTCAAAACGATATTGCACAAATCATTTGTACTTCAAGACAAACCGCTACTCAGTTATTGAATGAAATGGAAACGAACGGTATAATTGCCTACAACAGAAAAGAAATAATTATTACGGATATAAATAATTTGTAG
- a CDS encoding DoxX family protein, which produces MKSPLITWLLRLIVAVILIQTLYFKFTGAEESVYIFSTLGMEPYGRIGSGIAELIASILIVYPKTTWIGALIGMGVMIGAIASHLFVLGIEVQNDGGTLFILALITFICCSLLVYQNKNTILNLLKLKL; this is translated from the coding sequence ATGAAATCACCACTGATAACTTGGTTATTGCGCCTTATTGTTGCAGTAATTCTAATTCAAACTTTGTATTTTAAATTTACTGGTGCCGAAGAAAGTGTTTATATTTTCTCTACTTTAGGGATGGAACCTTATGGAAGAATAGGCTCAGGGATTGCCGAATTGATAGCGTCGATTTTAATTGTGTATCCAAAAACAACTTGGATCGGGGCATTAATAGGTATGGGAGTAATGATAGGTGCTATAGCATCTCATTTATTTGTTTTGGGTATAGAAGTGCAAAATGACGGGGGAACTCTTTTTATTTTGGCTCTAATTACCTTTATTTGTTGTTCTCTTTTGGTTTATCAAAATAAGAATACAATACTCAATTTGTTAAAATTAAAATTGTAA
- a CDS encoding NRDE family protein yields MCTVSFVKVDNKVIITSNRDEKVIRPSAIKPKNYIVKGKNVIYPKDPKAGGTWYAVDDDGTILVLLNGANEKHIPKLPYRRSRGLIVLDIISEVSPKDFWNEIDLDNIEPFTLVLFQNGALFQLRWNGLKKEEVVLNADDRHIWSSATLYPDEIRKERADLFYTFLEENGAISEKEMYQYHRYTDKDNHQNGLVINRNNEMKTLSITQAITEQNKVAIRHYDLISQKESCTSFIII; encoded by the coding sequence ATGTGCACAGTAAGTTTTGTAAAAGTGGATAACAAAGTCATCATTACCTCCAATCGCGATGAAAAGGTGATAAGGCCCAGTGCAATTAAGCCCAAAAATTACATAGTAAAAGGCAAAAATGTCATTTATCCAAAAGACCCAAAAGCGGGAGGGACTTGGTACGCAGTGGATGACGATGGGACTATTTTGGTTTTATTGAATGGTGCCAATGAAAAACATATCCCAAAGCTTCCCTATAGAAGAAGCCGTGGTTTAATTGTTTTAGATATCATAAGCGAAGTATCCCCAAAGGATTTCTGGAATGAGATTGATTTAGATAACATTGAACCTTTTACTTTAGTTTTATTTCAAAATGGGGCGCTTTTTCAATTAAGATGGAACGGTTTAAAAAAAGAGGAGGTTGTTTTAAATGCAGATGATAGACACATCTGGTCTTCGGCTACTTTGTATCCCGATGAAATTAGAAAAGAAAGAGCAGATTTGTTTTATACCTTCTTGGAGGAGAATGGGGCAATTTCAGAAAAAGAAATGTACCAGTATCATCGCTATACAGATAAAGACAATCATCAAAATGGGTTGGTTATCAATCGAAATAATGAAATGAAAACGCTAAGTATTACGCAAGCCATAACTGAACAAAATAAGGTCGCTATTCGTCATTATGATTTAATATCCCAAAAAGAATCGTGCACTTCATTTATTATAATTTAA
- a CDS encoding anhydro-N-acetylmuramic acid kinase yields MLKEKYNIIGVMSGTSLDGVDLSHIIFTVENNKWNFKILESETISYDTNWINSLKSAVDYSTNKLEKLNQDYTTLLATIISNFIKINKIENLDAVCSHGHTILHQPQKGFTLQIGNLPEIASLINQTVVCDFRVQDVQLGGQGAPLVPIGDRILFSEYDYCMNLGGFSNISFEENNQRIAFDISPVNTVLNYYANQLGFNYDDKGEISRSGNTNEALLKQLNELDFYQKKHPKSLGFEFVKETVLPLIESFTITIEDKLHTFTEHVALQIALALPTKKGSLFITGGGAYNDFLIERIHHHLPDITIIIPNAKILEFKEALIFAFLGVLKLRNEINVLSSVTGAKKDHSSGKNYYAK; encoded by the coding sequence ATGTTAAAAGAAAAGTATAATATTATAGGTGTCATGTCAGGCACTTCTCTAGATGGAGTCGATTTATCACACATAATCTTCACTGTCGAAAATAACAAATGGAATTTTAAAATCCTAGAATCTGAAACTATTTCTTATGACACAAATTGGATCAATTCTTTAAAATCAGCAGTAGATTATTCGACAAATAAATTAGAAAAATTAAATCAAGATTACACTACCCTTCTCGCTACTATTATTTCAAATTTTATAAAAATAAATAAAATTGAAAATCTTGATGCTGTCTGTTCCCATGGACACACTATTTTACATCAACCTCAAAAAGGCTTCACCTTACAAATAGGAAATTTACCTGAAATTGCTTCTTTAATTAATCAGACTGTTGTTTGTGATTTTAGAGTCCAAGATGTTCAACTAGGCGGTCAAGGTGCTCCATTAGTTCCTATTGGGGATCGTATTTTATTTTCAGAATACGATTATTGTATGAATTTAGGTGGATTTTCTAATATTTCATTCGAAGAAAATAATCAACGTATTGCTTTTGATATTTCACCGGTTAACACCGTATTAAATTACTACGCCAATCAATTGGGATTCAATTACGATGATAAAGGGGAAATATCAAGATCCGGAAATACCAATGAAGCGCTTTTAAAGCAACTAAATGAATTGGATTTTTATCAAAAAAAACATCCTAAATCCTTAGGTTTTGAATTTGTAAAAGAAACTGTTTTACCCTTGATTGAAAGTTTCACTATTACTATAGAAGACAAATTACATACTTTCACAGAACATGTAGCGCTACAAATTGCTTTAGCGTTACCAACTAAAAAAGGAAGTCTTTTCATAACTGGCGGCGGAGCTTATAATGATTTTCTAATAGAGCGCATACATCATCATTTACCTGATATAACAATAATAATTCCCAATGCTAAAATTCTAGAATTTAAAGAAGCACTGATCTTTGCTTTCTTGGGCGTATTGAAATTACGTAATGAAATCAACGTATTATCAAGTGTAACGGGAGCAAAAAAGGACCATAGTTCTGGAAAAAATTACTATGCAAAATAA
- a CDS encoding SDR family NAD(P)-dependent oxidoreductase, with protein MKNIIVTGTSRGIGYELALLFANAGHQVLALSRKTPRILIEHKNISCLSVDLSNESDLDSVKDFLSSSWKKVDAIVHNAGSLLLKPFSETTQDDFEAVYKVNVFGVANLTRICLPYLQKGSHVVTISSMGGIQGSLKFAGLAAYSSSKGAVITLSELLAEEYKERGISFNVLALGSVQTEMLAEAFPGYQAPISASEMADYIFNFTLTGNKYYNGKVLEVSSTNP; from the coding sequence ATGAAAAATATTATTGTAACAGGTACAAGTAGAGGAATAGGGTATGAGTTGGCTTTGTTATTTGCAAATGCAGGACATCAAGTATTGGCTCTCTCTAGAAAAACCCCACGTATCCTTATAGAACATAAAAACATAAGCTGTCTATCAGTTGATTTATCAAATGAATCAGATTTAGATAGTGTAAAAGATTTTCTTTCTAGTTCATGGAAAAAAGTAGACGCTATTGTTCATAATGCGGGAAGTTTGTTATTGAAACCTTTTTCAGAAACAACTCAAGATGATTTTGAAGCTGTTTATAAAGTCAATGTTTTTGGGGTTGCAAATTTAACTCGTATTTGTTTGCCATATTTACAAAAAGGGAGTCATGTAGTAACAATAAGTTCTATGGGTGGAATTCAAGGAAGCCTAAAGTTTGCTGGACTAGCGGCATATAGCTCTAGTAAAGGAGCGGTTATAACGCTTTCTGAATTACTTGCTGAGGAATATAAAGAAAGAGGAATTTCGTTTAATGTTTTGGCCTTGGGTTCAGTTCAAACAGAAATGTTGGCTGAAGCTTTTCCAGGATATCAAGCTCCGATATCTGCAAGTGAAATGGCGGACTATATTTTCAATTTTACATTGACTGGAAATAAATATTACAACGGGAAAGTACTAGAAGTTTCTTCTACAAACCCATAA
- a CDS encoding DinB family protein, with translation MLIPSINTSLNELVDLLVQLPDSEYAKPCVSLSDSTIGEHTRHIIEMFQCLENNYNLGIVNYDKRPRNKLIQTDTDFAISQIKMVQNSLEKENKKLELQQIIDSEELRIESNYFRELLYNLEHCIHHQALIKVAILQIDTIEVDVNFGVARSTIEYRNQCAQ, from the coding sequence ATGCTGATACCTTCTATAAATACGAGCTTGAATGAATTGGTAGATTTGCTTGTTCAACTCCCAGATTCTGAATATGCTAAGCCTTGTGTTTCGCTAAGTGATTCTACTATTGGCGAACATACGAGGCACATAATCGAGATGTTTCAGTGTCTTGAGAATAATTATAATTTGGGGATAGTGAATTATGATAAAAGACCACGGAACAAATTAATTCAAACCGATACTGATTTTGCCATATCTCAAATTAAAATGGTCCAAAATTCATTGGAAAAAGAAAATAAAAAGTTAGAATTACAGCAAATAATTGATAGTGAAGAGCTTCGTATTGAGAGTAATTATTTCAGAGAATTGCTTTATAATTTGGAACATTGTATCCATCATCAGGCTTTAATAAAAGTGGCGATTTTACAAATTGATACTATTGAAGTAGATGTCAATTTTGGAGTGGCACGTTCAACAATTGAATATAGAAATCAATGTGCACAGTAA
- a CDS encoding GNAT family acetyltransferase translates to MTENIPLEIASLQDIDGVLSLQELYLVSNLTEAEKEFGFVTTPFTIAQLTQVIENKGLFIAKDNQKVIAYIFAESWAFFNQWPIFNYMSSLFPNLTFQDFNPITTTNSFQYGPICIHADYRGKGLIRPLFEFMRSHIVERYPLALTFINKKNIPSLKAHSEKLQWTVIGDFQFNSNDYFIMTYDMKKAIL, encoded by the coding sequence ATGACCGAAAACATCCCATTAGAAATTGCGTCACTTCAAGACATCGACGGTGTTTTATCATTACAAGAATTATATTTAGTTTCTAATTTAACAGAAGCCGAAAAAGAATTTGGTTTTGTGACAACGCCATTTACAATTGCTCAGTTGACTCAAGTCATAGAAAATAAAGGTTTATTTATTGCCAAAGACAATCAAAAAGTCATCGCTTATATTTTTGCAGAAAGCTGGGCTTTTTTTAACCAATGGCCTATTTTTAACTACATGAGTTCCTTATTTCCAAATCTTACTTTTCAAGATTTTAATCCCATTACTACAACCAATAGTTTTCAATACGGTCCTATATGCATTCATGCGGACTATCGTGGCAAAGGATTAATCAGACCTCTTTTTGAATTCATGAGAAGCCATATTGTGGAAAGATATCCATTGGCTTTGACATTTATCAATAAAAAGAATATCCCTTCCTTAAAAGCCCATAGTGAAAAATTACAATGGACTGTTATTGGCGATTTTCAATTCAATAGTAATGACTACTTCATTATGACTTACGACATGAAAAAAGCTATCTTATAG